In the Gopherus flavomarginatus isolate rGopFla2 chromosome 6, rGopFla2.mat.asm, whole genome shotgun sequence genome, one interval contains:
- the KAZALD1 gene encoding kazal-type serine protease inhibitor domain-containing protein 1, giving the protein MSEPANPAPSQLFSLLLCLSWALPWPCGALPNAPDYLQRGWQRLLEEGESCLDCSPEECPMPRGCLAGLVRDPCECCWECANLEGQICDLDNTNHFYGKCGDHLECKLDTGDLRKGEVPEPQCACLSSQTLCGSDGKTYAQICKFQEVFHAHPEANLTVAHEGPCESEPQILSPPYDVWNVTGQDVIFGCEVFAYPMASIEWRKDGAEILLPGDDPHISVQFRGGPQKYEVTGWLQIQGIRVTDEGTYRCFARNRVGEVAALASLTVLTPDQLNMTGLSLPRPRPGPEDDVESEELDDYY; this is encoded by the exons ATGTCCGAACCTGCCAACCCAGCCCCCTCTCAACTCTTCTCTCTGTTGCTGTGTTTGAGCTGGGCCCTGCCATGGCCCTGCGGGGCACTGCCCAATGCCCCGGACTACCTGCAGCGTGGCTGGCAAAGGCTGCTGGAAGAAGGAGAGAGCTGCTTGGACTGTAGCCCAGAGGAATGCCCCATGCCCCGAGGATGCCTGGCAGGCCTGGTGCGGGACCCGTGCGAGTGTTGCTGGGAGTGTGCCAACCTGGAGGGGCAGATCTGCGACCTGGACAACACTAATCACTTCTACGGGAAGTGTGGGGACCACCTGGAGTGCAAGCTGGACACGGGGGACCTCCGGAAGGGCGAGGTGCCTGAGCCTCAGTGCGCTTGCCTCTCCAGCCAGACCCTGTGTGGCTCTGATGGGAAGACCTATGCTCAGATCTGCAAGTTCCAGGAGGTGTTTCATGCCCATCCCGAGGCAAATCTCACCGTGGCCCATGAGGGACCCTGTGAATCAG agCCCCAGATCTTGTCTCCTCCCTACGACGTGTGGAACGTCACCGGGCAGGACGTGATCTTCGGCTGCGAGGTCTTTGCCTACCCCATGGCGTCCATCGAGTGGCGGAAGGACGGAGCGGAGATCCTGCTACCGGGAGATGACCCCCACATCTCTGTACAG TTCAGGGGTGGCCCCCAGAAATACGAAGTGACTGGCTGGCTGCAGATCCAGGGCATCCGGGTGACGGACGAGGGCACCTATCGCTGCTTCGCCAGGAACAGGGTCGGGGAAGTGGCTGCGCTCGCCAGCTTGACTGTGCTGACGCCGG ATCAGCTGAACATGACGGGGTTGTCCCTGCCCAGGCCGCGCCCGGGGCCTGAGGACGACGTGGAGAGCGAGGAGTTGGATGATTATTACTAA